DNA sequence from the Deltaproteobacteria bacterium genome:
ACCAGGCTTTTGGCCCGCTCCACATCCTCCATCGAGACCGTATCCCCGCTCATCTCAAAGACTTCACTGGCCAGTCGCTGAACGTAGAACGGGTACTGCCTAGCAACACGAACCAAGCCGATGCACACATCCGGCGTGGCCTTTTTCCCCTCTCTCCCAAACAAGCCTCGGATGCACTCCCCGGTTTCTTCTAGAGGCAGAGGGGGCAAAATCATCTTGACGGTCGACAAGGTCAAAAAACGCTTTTGATCGCTGAACATGGCCAAAAGAAGGCTTCGTCGACTGCCCGAAAAAACGAATGAAGCCGGCAGCCCCTGGATCGTCTTGCGGACAATTCCTTCCACCACCCCGGCTTCGGGCAGTTTGACCAGATCTTGGAACTCATCCATGACCACATGGCATGGCCAGGTCTCGGACTGGACGATCCGGGCCAGATCTTCCAGAGTCTTTTCAAGCAGGGTCCGGGGATCATCGGCCTCGTTGGCCCGGCTCACCGAAACGCTCGGTTCTCCTGTTGGGTCGAACGTCAGGACCGGCCGAAAGGCGGTCAAGGCGTTCAGCCATCGTTTCCCGCGGGCCAGGAGCGATTCGCGGCCATGCAGGGCCTTGAGCATGTCCC
Encoded proteins:
- a CDS encoding ATP-binding protein encodes the protein MSNPFRLEVLVEGGPFCDRHNELERLERCAASTQNVLLASPRRYGKTSLCRKVQNRLTDKGYLCFEFDFSGLDGVGELARRLARDMLKALHGRESLLARGKRWLNALTAFRPVLTFDPTGEPSVSVSRANEADDPRTLLEKTLEDLARIVQSETWPCHVVMDEFQDLVKLPEAGVVEGIVRKTIQGLPASFVFSGSRRSLLLAMFSDQKRFLTLSTVKMILPPLPLEETGECIRGLFGREGKKATPDVCIGLVRVARQYPFYVQRLASEVFEMSGDTVSMEDVERAKSLVLESETGLYETMISPLTSRQLRLLKALAASPTKALAGSGFVAQAGLPVSSITDIRDILFREDLIEKTPDGVWQVVDPFFSEWLGRL